One genomic window of Halolamina sediminis includes the following:
- a CDS encoding amidase, protein MDDDPSVTADEIGAYARRARLDPDRFDPAEQAAAIEVQDDLVARLDELEAPTPPDRECWEPTEDEDPNAAFLSRCDLQRTDDGVLSGLTVAVKDNIAVAGLPMTAGSPLFANHVPAEDATVVDRILDAGGRIIGKANMDEFALGGDAATMRFRLARNPNDPDHQPGGSSAGSGVAVADGLADVALGSDTGGSVRFPASFCGVVGLKPSRGLVPTTGFVQFSKLNDEIGVLADSVEDAARTLDAIAGADPRDAATDGAISERYVGAVDGVDAAAVESLTVGVPKELFGGDPAVDATVRAALDELAAAGATVREVSIPDFEYAVPAWWAIAMIEVAAYVERNGANLWQRSVGDPAFTAAVGEALAERSDELGDYPAEVLLYGQHLLATDGPEYYARAQCARELVTAGVADALAAVDVLAGPTTPMVAPAWEGESYLADSTLDEAVRTTGPFNLTGNPAVSVPCGTNDGLPVGLQFVGPRGADAATLRAAAIWERIDG, encoded by the coding sequence ATGGACGACGACCCGTCCGTGACGGCTGACGAGATCGGAGCGTACGCCCGGCGGGCACGGCTCGACCCGGACCGGTTCGATCCGGCGGAGCAGGCAGCCGCCATCGAGGTACAGGACGACCTCGTCGCCCGCCTCGACGAGCTCGAAGCGCCGACGCCGCCCGATCGGGAGTGCTGGGAGCCGACTGAGGACGAGGACCCGAACGCGGCGTTTCTCTCCCGGTGTGACCTCCAGCGAACCGACGACGGGGTGCTGTCCGGGCTGACGGTCGCCGTCAAGGACAACATCGCTGTCGCGGGGCTCCCGATGACCGCCGGCTCGCCACTGTTCGCCAACCACGTCCCGGCAGAGGACGCGACCGTCGTCGACCGAATACTGGACGCTGGCGGGCGGATCATTGGGAAGGCAAACATGGACGAGTTCGCACTCGGCGGCGACGCGGCGACGATGCGCTTCCGGCTGGCCCGGAACCCCAACGACCCCGACCACCAGCCCGGCGGCTCCTCGGCCGGCAGCGGGGTGGCCGTCGCCGACGGGCTCGCAGACGTGGCACTGGGGAGCGACACCGGGGGGTCGGTCCGGTTCCCCGCCTCGTTCTGTGGCGTCGTCGGGCTGAAACCTAGCCGGGGGCTCGTCCCGACGACGGGGTTCGTCCAGTTCTCCAAGCTCAACGACGAGATCGGCGTGCTCGCGGACAGCGTCGAGGACGCCGCCCGTACGCTCGACGCGATCGCGGGGGCGGACCCGCGGGACGCCGCCACGGACGGGGCGATCTCCGAGAGGTACGTCGGCGCGGTCGACGGCGTCGATGCTGCCGCGGTCGAGTCGCTCACCGTTGGCGTCCCCAAGGAGCTGTTCGGGGGCGATCCGGCGGTCGACGCGACGGTCCGGGCCGCCCTCGACGAGCTCGCGGCCGCCGGCGCGACCGTACGCGAGGTGTCGATCCCCGACTTCGAGTACGCCGTCCCGGCCTGGTGGGCGATCGCGATGATCGAGGTCGCCGCCTACGTCGAGCGGAACGGGGCCAACCTCTGGCAGCGCTCGGTCGGCGACCCGGCGTTCACGGCGGCCGTCGGCGAGGCGCTCGCGGAGCGATCCGACGAGCTCGGCGACTACCCCGCTGAGGTGTTGCTGTACGGGCAGCACCTGCTCGCGACGGACGGCCCGGAGTACTACGCCCGAGCCCAGTGCGCCCGGGAGCTGGTGACCGCCGGCGTCGCCGATGCGCTCGCGGCGGTGGACGTGCTCGCGGGCCCGACGACGCCGATGGTCGCCCCCGCATGGGAGGGAGAGAGCTACTTAGCGGACAGTACGCTCGACGAGGCAGTTCGGACGACGGGGCCGTTCAACCTCACCGGCAATCCGGCCGTTTCGGTGCCCTGTGGGACGAACGACGGACTCCCGGTTGGGCTGCAGTTCGTCGGGCCGCGAGGCGCCGACGCGGCCACCCTCCGCGCGGCGGCGATCTGGGAGCGGATCGACGGGTAG
- a CDS encoding aspartate/glutamate racemase family protein: MVDVCYLVPGVGLPNDEKERRERVANELTPGHVDVTVIEADGPGPTSIESAVEEYWCVVGSMKTAHRIQSEFDALVIGCFGDPGIRALRELLSIPVVGPAEATIHTAAMVADRFTWLTILEETAPMSYEQAHEHHLSDRCVSVRSVDAPVESIDHGDDDLVERMVREGKAAVEEDGAEALFPGCMSLSFAQRHDEIEERVGVPFLDPASIALEQAAAWARHGVAQSAKTYPEPKFEKLGDLLGEPPAAADD, translated from the coding sequence ATGGTCGACGTCTGCTACCTCGTCCCCGGCGTCGGCCTCCCGAACGACGAGAAGGAGCGGCGCGAGCGCGTCGCGAACGAGCTCACGCCGGGCCACGTGGACGTGACGGTGATCGAGGCCGACGGGCCGGGCCCGACGAGCATCGAGAGCGCCGTCGAGGAGTACTGGTGTGTCGTCGGGTCGATGAAGACCGCCCACCGCATCCAGTCGGAGTTCGACGCGCTGGTGATCGGCTGCTTCGGCGACCCGGGCATCCGTGCGCTGCGGGAGCTGCTCTCGATCCCGGTCGTCGGGCCGGCGGAGGCGACGATCCACACCGCCGCGATGGTCGCCGACCGCTTCACCTGGCTCACCATCCTCGAGGAGACGGCACCGATGAGCTACGAGCAGGCCCACGAACACCACCTCTCGGACCGCTGTGTGAGCGTCCGCTCCGTCGACGCCCCCGTCGAGTCGATCGACCACGGCGACGATGATCTCGTCGAACGCATGGTCCGGGAGGGGAAGGCCGCAGTCGAGGAGGACGGCGCGGAGGCGCTGTTCCCCGGCTGCATGAGCCTCTCCTTCGCCCAACGGCACGACGAGATCGAGGAACGCGTCGGCGTGCCGTTCCTCGACCCCGCGAGCATCGCGCTCGAACAGGCGGCCGCGTGGGCACGCCACGGCGTCGCCCAGAGCGCGAAAACGTACCCCGAGCCGAAGTTCGAGAAGCTCGGCGATCTGTTGGGTGAGCCCCCCGCCGCGGCCGATGACTGA
- a CDS encoding winged helix-turn-helix transcriptional regulator — MSDPDLELTSRREIYQRIADTPGVHFRALLDGLDYAQGTLQYQLRWLADEGLIDASDDGKYTRYYPAAEFNEADRTVMNALRREYSRRVLAHLLTDGPLSTTELSGRLDKAQSTVSWHLSKLTEAGLVTKERDGRSVVYEVSDPDRVEYLYTVHRRSFTDKVVDRILGLWDSY; from the coding sequence ATGTCGGATCCGGACCTCGAACTGACCTCTCGGCGGGAAATCTACCAGCGAATAGCCGACACTCCCGGCGTTCACTTTCGCGCGCTCCTCGACGGGCTTGACTACGCACAGGGGACGCTCCAGTACCAGCTCAGGTGGCTCGCCGACGAAGGCCTGATCGACGCCTCGGACGACGGCAAGTACACGCGGTACTACCCGGCTGCCGAGTTCAATGAAGCCGATCGGACAGTGATGAACGCGTTGCGCCGGGAGTACAGTCGCCGCGTCCTCGCACATCTTCTCACGGACGGTCCACTCTCAACGACCGAGCTCAGTGGCCGCTTGGACAAGGCCCAATCGACGGTCTCGTGGCACCTCTCGAAACTCACGGAGGCCGGTCTCGTCACGAAAGAGCGTGACGGCCGAAGTGTCGTCTACGAGGTCAGTGACCCCGACCGAGTCGAATACCTCTACACGGTTCACCGGCGCTCGTTCACGGACAAAGTCGTCGACCGTATCCTCGGCCTCTGGGACAGCTACTAG
- a CDS encoding FAD:protein FMN transferase, producing the protein MMGSLASVYERFGDSHSEFECCDTTFRIRVTGVRAGAAVTAARETAESLETQLNAFDAGSAVSQLNRDGGVVNDHVARIVRRGLEYNDRTGGVFDIHQGGVEHDLKAFLRGDSDTPPTEFDTGTVRTNESHVITDAQLDLNGLAKGYIVDRAAEALGGVGRRGFVSGGGDMSPPTGPVAIESPYGDDTPLKVLDTDWYVATSGGYRRSRNGTDHVYDPTTESFGSRHESVTVVARRDCMEADALATTLAALSLSEARELASEWEGLEALVVHGGVFHTTEGFDTHVLDR; encoded by the coding sequence ATGATGGGATCGCTCGCATCGGTCTACGAACGGTTCGGGGACTCACACTCCGAGTTCGAATGTTGTGATACGACGTTTCGGATTCGGGTGACGGGGGTCCGGGCCGGCGCTGCGGTGACTGCGGCTCGGGAAACGGCAGAGTCACTCGAAACGCAATTAAACGCCTTCGATGCGGGAAGCGCCGTCAGCCAGCTCAACCGTGACGGGGGAGTCGTGAACGATCACGTCGCGCGTATCGTCCGCCGGGGGCTCGAATACAACGACCGGACCGGCGGGGTGTTCGATATCCATCAAGGCGGCGTCGAACACGACCTCAAAGCGTTCCTGCGTGGTGACAGTGACACACCACCGACGGAGTTCGATACCGGAACTGTCCGAACCAACGAATCGCACGTCATTACCGACGCCCAACTCGATCTCAACGGCCTCGCCAAAGGGTACATCGTCGACCGGGCCGCCGAGGCACTCGGCGGGGTCGGTCGACGTGGGTTCGTCAGTGGTGGTGGGGATATGTCCCCACCGACGGGCCCGGTCGCCATCGAGAGCCCGTACGGTGACGACACGCCGCTGAAGGTTCTCGATACGGACTGGTACGTCGCAACATCCGGCGGATACCGACGGTCGCGGAACGGCACCGATCACGTCTACGATCCGACCACCGAATCGTTCGGCTCTCGTCACGAGTCCGTTACCGTCGTGGCGCGCCGAGACTGCATGGAAGCCGACGCGTTGGCGACGACGCTTGCGGCGCTTTCACTTTCCGAAGCACGCGAGTTAGCTTCGGAATGGGAGGGGCTGGAGGCACTCGTCGTCCACGGTGGTGTCTTTCATACGACGGAAGGGTTCGATACACATGTCTTGGACAGATAG
- a CDS encoding M28 family peptidase, with translation MSQPTTNRDVLDQFERRLYDDVSIDEPWDLLEEFATLNRVSGSDDEVAAADYICDRLDANGITYRRHEPELYISQPHSATIETIDREFEPGPVKTVSFSASTTVSGPVEYVGSAGGDLLEDEEEDDAREPYHDVGDLSGRIALTKAGSLSIRAVRKLSEKGAIGVIAIHKHDREPHNGIATPIWGGAPRYDEREKIPDVPIANVNSPDGETLREWAESDAGLELELSTDLTTDWMECPVVVAEIEGEAAPNNDDFVLLHGHYDSWYVGVTDNATGDAGLLEAARVFEQHSDELERNLRIAWWPGHSTGRYAGSTWYADQFAQELAERCVAQVNMDSPGAKDATEYTDMSCWTPEAHELVGDAIDDVTGAPYEEQFPYRAGDYSFDNLGITGFFMLSSNIPAEIREERGYHPVGGCGGNSDAWHVSTDTLEKAGENELLRDIRLYVISVARVLNAGVLPFDHARTAAKLREAVQRYDEVAGEQFDFSPTLDRLDALEAEIEAFQDAAEAGEIDARTANDTITSLSRVLTRLYLVERGQFEQDPATGREPFPRFSVARKFEVVDGDEVGFVETQLTREQNTVVGELERARSIVADATGGGA, from the coding sequence ATGAGCCAGCCGACCACTAACAGGGACGTCCTCGACCAGTTCGAGCGGCGCCTCTACGACGACGTATCGATCGACGAGCCGTGGGATCTCCTCGAGGAGTTCGCTACCTTGAACCGCGTGTCGGGCAGCGACGACGAGGTCGCCGCAGCGGACTACATCTGTGATCGACTCGACGCGAACGGGATCACGTATCGGCGCCACGAGCCCGAACTCTACATCAGCCAGCCCCACAGCGCGACCATCGAGACGATCGACAGGGAGTTCGAGCCCGGACCGGTCAAGACCGTCTCGTTCTCGGCGTCGACGACCGTCTCCGGCCCCGTCGAGTACGTGGGGAGCGCCGGCGGCGATCTGCTTGAAGACGAGGAGGAGGACGACGCCCGTGAGCCGTACCACGATGTGGGTGATCTCTCGGGCCGGATCGCCCTTACCAAGGCCGGGAGCCTCTCCATCCGCGCGGTCAGGAAGCTCTCGGAGAAGGGCGCCATCGGCGTGATCGCGATCCACAAGCACGACCGCGAGCCACACAACGGGATCGCGACGCCTATCTGGGGCGGCGCGCCGCGGTACGACGAGCGCGAGAAGATTCCCGATGTGCCGATCGCCAACGTCAACAGCCCGGACGGCGAGACGCTCCGGGAGTGGGCCGAGAGCGACGCGGGGCTGGAACTGGAACTCTCGACCGACCTCACGACTGATTGGATGGAGTGCCCCGTCGTCGTCGCCGAGATCGAGGGCGAGGCGGCCCCCAACAACGACGACTTCGTGCTGCTGCACGGCCACTACGACTCGTGGTACGTCGGCGTGACCGATAACGCGACCGGCGACGCCGGCCTGCTTGAGGCGGCCCGCGTGTTCGAACAGCACAGCGACGAACTCGAGCGAAACCTCCGGATCGCGTGGTGGCCCGGTCACTCTACAGGTCGCTACGCCGGGTCGACGTGGTACGCCGACCAGTTCGCCCAGGAACTGGCCGAGCGCTGCGTCGCACAGGTCAACATGGACAGCCCCGGCGCGAAAGACGCCACCGAGTACACGGACATGTCCTGCTGGACGCCCGAAGCCCACGAGCTCGTGGGCGACGCGATCGACGACGTAACGGGCGCGCCGTACGAGGAGCAGTTCCCGTACCGCGCGGGCGACTACTCCTTCGACAACCTCGGCATCACCGGCTTCTTCATGCTCTCCTCGAACATCCCAGCGGAGATCCGGGAGGAGCGGGGGTACCATCCGGTGGGCGGCTGCGGCGGCAACTCCGACGCCTGGCACGTCTCCACCGACACGTTGGAGAAGGCCGGCGAGAACGAGCTCCTTCGGGACATCCGGCTGTACGTGATCTCGGTCGCCCGCGTGCTGAACGCGGGCGTGCTACCGTTCGACCACGCCCGGACCGCCGCGAAGCTCCGCGAAGCCGTCCAACGGTACGACGAGGTCGCGGGCGAGCAGTTCGACTTCTCGCCGACGCTCGACCGGCTGGACGCGCTGGAAGCCGAAATCGAGGCGTTCCAAGACGCCGCCGAGGCGGGCGAGATCGACGCGAGGACGGCCAACGACACGATCACGTCGCTCTCTCGGGTGCTGACTCGGCTCTATCTCGTCGAGCGCGGCCAGTTCGAACAGGATCCGGCGACGGGCCGCGAGCCGTTCCCGCGGTTCTCGGTCGCCCGGAAGTTCGAAGTCGTCGACGGTGACGAGGTCGGCTTCGTCGAGACCCAGCTCACTCGCGAGCAGAACACGGTCGTCGGCGAGCTGGAGCGGGCGCGTTCCATCGTCGCGGACGCGACGGGGGGTGGTGCCTGA
- a CDS encoding thrombospondin type 3 repeat-containing protein: MAIVVFVVAVPALLQIGDVRAAQATEQKRGDFVDQTVSTRQAPTDYDGDGINDSADKCPTRPETKNGFQDGDGCPDVVETTGAS, encoded by the coding sequence GTGGCAATCGTCGTCTTCGTGGTGGCTGTCCCTGCCCTCTTGCAGATTGGGGACGTGCGCGCCGCCCAAGCGACCGAACAAAAACGAGGCGATTTCGTCGATCAGACCGTTTCGACGAGACAGGCCCCAACTGATTACGACGGGGACGGTATCAACGACTCCGCCGACAAGTGTCCGACACGACCTGAAACGAAGAACGGGTTTCAGGACGGGGACGGCTGTCCCGATGTCGTCGAAACGACGGGGGCATCCTAA
- a CDS encoding LLM class flavin-dependent oxidoreductase, with translation MRFAANIPTAAGASEYSTLAFCDSISWEKQRSFARATEAAGFDGLGVPDHLLAGDGATTECFTTLTALAGATEEVTLFPKTVNNELRHGPLLAKMAAEVDNVSDGRLKLGMGAGWKADEAVAYGYDWPDAPERLRAMEETIELTKRLWTEDDVDYDGDYYQLDGASCRPGPRQEPRPPIMVGGGGEEFTLRIAAKHADEWNYWGPTELMSHKLDVLRSHCETYDTEYDDIDVSWFARCIVRETEAEVEAILDEVPRFRDPDPDDPMASYNNLIGTPEQLIEELEPYAELGVDEAALEFVDFPDSTGVELFADEVVPAFS, from the coding sequence ATGCGGTTCGCAGCCAACATTCCGACTGCCGCCGGCGCGTCAGAGTACTCCACGCTGGCGTTCTGTGACTCGATCTCGTGGGAGAAACAGCGGTCGTTCGCCCGAGCGACGGAGGCCGCGGGGTTCGACGGTCTGGGCGTCCCCGACCACCTGCTCGCGGGTGACGGGGCGACCACCGAGTGCTTCACCACCCTGACGGCCCTCGCCGGTGCGACCGAGGAGGTGACTCTGTTCCCGAAAACGGTGAACAACGAGCTCCGCCACGGCCCCCTGCTGGCGAAGATGGCCGCCGAAGTCGACAACGTCAGCGACGGCCGGCTCAAGCTCGGGATGGGCGCCGGCTGGAAGGCGGACGAGGCGGTGGCCTACGGCTACGACTGGCCGGACGCGCCCGAGCGACTGCGGGCGATGGAAGAGACGATCGAACTCACGAAACGCCTCTGGACCGAGGACGACGTCGACTACGACGGCGACTACTACCAGCTCGACGGCGCCAGCTGCCGCCCGGGGCCGCGTCAGGAGCCCCGGCCGCCGATCATGGTCGGCGGCGGCGGCGAGGAGTTCACGCTCCGGATCGCCGCTAAACACGCCGACGAGTGGAACTACTGGGGGCCGACCGAGCTCATGTCGCACAAACTCGACGTGCTGCGCTCGCACTGTGAGACGTACGACACCGAGTACGACGATATCGACGTGTCCTGGTTCGCACGGTGTATCGTCCGAGAGACGGAGGCGGAGGTCGAGGCGATCCTCGACGAGGTGCCGCGGTTCCGCGATCCGGATCCCGACGACCCGATGGCCTCGTACAACAACCTCATCGGGACGCCCGAACAGCTGATCGAGGAGCTTGAGCCCTACGCCGAACTCGGCGTCGACGAAGCCGCCCTGGAGTTCGTCGACTTCCCGGATTCGACTGGCGTAGAGCTGTTCGCCGACGAGGTCGTCCCGGCGTTCAGCTAG
- a CDS encoding M28 family peptidase, giving the protein MGQRLYEEGKPSLSGTDAAIVDDVSADEPWALVERFAELERVSGSDDERAAAAYVTDRLEQFGVDHELFEPSLYLSTPGDASVETDDGWTAASAKTVAFSANETAEGDLVYVENDDEMDSIEAMLSVSLAGLPADLSGTVVMSESIIPISAISELADRGAEAFVGIHPHEREPHEGIVTPVWGGAPPYDESDRIPDLLVANVSASDGRELREKAAAGAEVTVSAETTTEWQTAPLVVARIPGEAAPAVDEFVLAHGHIDSWYEGVTDNATGDATLLELARVLQQHQEELRRDVWVAWWPGHSTGRYAGSTWFTDEFAQELAERCVAHVNIDSPGVADATEYDERVKWMAAVNDVAADTIDDVTGKATSEFRPARAGDYSFNNLGIPGMSLQSSIPESVREKRAYHPVGGSGGHADAWHLSTDTIEKADPDVLERDTEVYTLATARLSRAERPANPVRVIDQLASTAAEYDAASGFDLGPVIDELDALREATTAFLDDADGYPDAADRLVKGLTRLQFVTEGRFEQDPAESRAPLPQLAPVEQLPDLDSDEERFLELQLRRARNDVVAALRRLRRSL; this is encoded by the coding sequence ATGGGTCAGCGACTCTACGAGGAGGGGAAGCCATCGCTGTCGGGGACCGACGCCGCCATCGTCGACGACGTCTCGGCCGACGAGCCGTGGGCGCTCGTCGAACGGTTCGCCGAGCTCGAACGCGTCTCGGGCAGCGACGACGAACGGGCGGCGGCGGCGTACGTGACGGACCGACTCGAACAGTTCGGTGTCGATCACGAGCTGTTCGAGCCGTCGCTGTATCTGAGCACGCCCGGCGACGCGAGTGTCGAAACCGACGACGGCTGGACGGCGGCGTCGGCGAAGACGGTCGCGTTCTCGGCGAACGAGACCGCCGAGGGCGACCTCGTCTACGTCGAGAACGACGACGAGATGGACTCCATCGAGGCCATGCTCTCGGTCTCTCTGGCCGGCCTCCCCGCTGATCTCTCCGGCACAGTCGTGATGAGCGAGTCGATCATCCCGATCAGCGCGATCTCGGAGCTCGCCGACCGTGGCGCCGAGGCGTTCGTCGGCATCCACCCACACGAGCGCGAGCCCCACGAGGGGATCGTCACCCCCGTCTGGGGCGGCGCGCCGCCCTACGACGAAAGTGATCGGATACCCGACCTGCTCGTGGCGAACGTCTCCGCGAGCGACGGCCGCGAGCTCCGGGAGAAAGCCGCCGCCGGTGCCGAGGTGACCGTCTCCGCCGAGACGACGACCGAGTGGCAGACCGCGCCCCTCGTCGTCGCCCGGATTCCTGGCGAGGCCGCGCCGGCCGTCGACGAGTTCGTGCTCGCCCACGGTCACATCGACTCGTGGTACGAGGGCGTCACCGACAACGCGACCGGCGATGCAACCTTACTGGAGCTGGCCAGAGTGTTGCAGCAGCATCAGGAGGAGCTTCGCCGGGACGTGTGGGTCGCGTGGTGGCCGGGGCACTCGACCGGGAGATACGCCGGCTCCACGTGGTTCACCGACGAGTTCGCCCAGGAGCTGGCCGAGCGCTGTGTCGCGCACGTGAACATCGACTCCCCGGGCGTCGCCGACGCGACCGAGTACGACGAGCGCGTGAAGTGGATGGCCGCGGTCAACGACGTAGCGGCCGACACCATCGACGACGTGACCGGGAAAGCGACGAGCGAGTTCCGGCCGGCGCGGGCGGGCGACTACTCGTTCAACAACCTCGGCATTCCGGGGATGTCACTGCAGTCCAGCATCCCCGAGTCAGTCCGGGAGAAACGGGCCTACCACCCCGTCGGCGGCTCGGGCGGCCACGCCGACGCGTGGCACCTCTCGACGGATACGATCGAGAAAGCCGACCCGGACGTGCTGGAGCGGGACACGGAAGTATACACCCTCGCCACTGCCCGGCTGAGTCGCGCCGAGCGCCCCGCGAACCCGGTTCGGGTGATCGACCAGCTCGCGTCGACGGCCGCGGAGTACGACGCCGCCAGCGGCTTCGATCTCGGCCCGGTGATCGACGAGCTCGACGCGCTCCGGGAGGCGACGACCGCGTTCCTCGACGACGCCGACGGCTACCCCGACGCCGCCGACAGGCTGGTGAAGGGGCTGACCCGGCTCCAGTTCGTCACCGAGGGTCGGTTCGAGCAGGACCCCGCCGAGAGCCGGGCGCCGCTGCCGCAGTTGGCGCCTGTCGAGCAGCTCCCCGATCTCGACAGCGACGAGGAGCGCTTCCTCGAACTCCAGCTCCGGCGTGCCCGAAACGACGTCGTGGCGGCGCTCCGGCGGCTACGCCGGTCGCTGTAG